Proteins from one Cicer arietinum cultivar CDC Frontier isolate Library 1 chromosome 3, Cicar.CDCFrontier_v2.0, whole genome shotgun sequence genomic window:
- the LOC101496075 gene encoding elongation factor Tu, mitochondrial: MATTLALRNSSSSFKRLSPFLFSSQFHSRSSLINDNTLTTSSPPSPSSNPWWRSMATFTRTKPHVNVGTIGHVDHGKTTLTAAITRVLADEGKAKAVAFDEIDKAPEEKKRGITIATAHVEYETAKRHYAHVDCPGHADYVKNMITGAAQMDGGILVVSAPDGPMPQTKEHILLARQVGVPSLVCFLNKVDAVDDPELLELVEMELRELLSFYKFPGDEIPIIRGSALSALQGTNEEIGRKAILKLMDAVDEYIPDPVRQLDKPFLMPIEDVFSIQGRGTVATGRVEQGIIKVGDEVEVLGLMQGGPLKTTVTGVEMFKKILDQGQAGDNVGLLLRGLKREDIQRGQVIAKPGSVKTSKKFEAEIYVLTKDEGGRHTAFFSNYRPQFYLRTADITGKVELPENVKMVMPGDNVTAVFELILPVPLEAGQRFALREGGRTVGAGVVSKVLS, translated from the exons ATGGCTACTACTCTTGCTCTCAgaaattcttcttcttctttcaaacgtctttctccttttctcttctcttctcaATTCCACTCTCGTTCCTCTCTCATCAATGACAACACTCTTACTACTTCCTCTCCTCCTTCTCCTTCTTCCAATCCCTGGTGGAGATCCATGGCTACTTTCACCAGAAC AAAACCTCACGTTAACGTTGGAACTATTGGACACGTAGATCACGGGAAAACAACACTCACTGCTGCAATCACCAGA GTGCTTGCTGATGAAGGGAAAGCTAAAGCTGTTGCTTTTGATGAAATCGATAAGGCTCCTGAAGAGAAGAAAAGAGGGATTACAATTGCTACG GCTCATGTTGAGTACGAGACTGCTAAACGACATTATGCACATGTAGATTGTCCAGGACATGCAGATTATGTTAAA AATATGATTACTGGAGCTGCCCAAATGGATGGCGGTATCCTTGTTGTATCCGCACCTGATGGACCAATGCCTCAAACCAAGGAACACATTCTTCTAGCTCGCCAG GTTGGTGTGCCATCTCTTGTGTGCTTTTTAAATAAAGTTGATGCCGTCGATGATCCAGAGTTGTTAGAGCTTGTAGAAATGGAGCTCCGCG AGCTTCTGAGCTTCTACAAGTTCCCTGGGGATGAAATCCCAATCATTAGAGGTTCTGCATTGTCTGCTCTACAAGGTACAAATGAAGAGATTGGAAGAAAGGCCATTCTAAAATTAATGGATGCAGTTGATGAATACATTCCCGACCCTGTTCGCCAGCTTGACAAGCCTTTCTTGATGCCCATTGAAGATGTATTCTCAATTCAG GGACGAGGAACAGTTGCTACTGGCCGTGTTGAACAAGGAATTATCAAAGTTGGTGACGAAGTTGAGGTTTTGGGGCTGATGCAG GGTGGTCCTCTGAAAACAACAGTAACTGGAGTTGAGATGTTCAAGAAGATTCTGGATCAAGGACAA GCTGGTGATAATGTTGGTCTTCTTCTCCGTGGTCTTAAACGTGAAGACATTCAACGTGGTCAG GTCATTGCTAAGCCTGGTTCTGTAAAAACATCAAAGAAATTTGAGGCAGAGATATATGTACTCACAAAGGATGAGGGTGGGCGACACACTGCTTTCTTCTCTAACTATAGACCTCAGTTTTACTTGAGGACTGCTGATATCACTGGAAAAGTAGAGTTACCAGAAAATGTTAAAATGGTTATGCCTGGAGACAATGTTACTGCCGTGTTTGAATTGATTTTACCAGTTCCACTTGAAGCAG GGCAAAGATTTGCCTTGAGAGAGGGTGGCAGAACAGTTGGTGCAGGTGTGGTGTCAAAAGTGCTGAGCTGA